In Roseimicrobium gellanilyticum, the following are encoded in one genomic region:
- a CDS encoding S41 family peptidase — protein MVYSQGWWQKWARFAGCLALATSLFHAPVQTHAQAPEGDDPATVTSLVREVTDHVTKAAYKTEPKAVIYTKALKGLVTQLGESARSQEKDLSTMIDDAAEAEFIRILQAIASTPGQRLTLRELAERALQTYCRQHDAYTRYIRSDELKLVKLMGKTTGSAVGMSVMEKEDGFYCYPLPGSPAEAAGIKAGQKLVSVDGKPVEGRSLEYLAAVIRGAPGTEVSLRVEHTFGRAQTIRVTRETLSTPSVLTEKRVSSFILRVRKFSKELLTEARSALSQLSPGGTLTVDFQGCPGGDLDVALEFAGMFMEPGEPIVTVRRRGQPDEVISANKPREFKPAGVILLQDSGTASGAELVIAALIASKTARGASQGTKSYGKGMTQNGIDLRGGGRLILTTGELIAPQGQTWDKIGLLPSLENRGRIFPKD, from the coding sequence ATGGTCTATTCTCAGGGCTGGTGGCAGAAGTGGGCTCGGTTCGCCGGGTGCCTCGCTCTTGCCACCAGCCTTTTTCATGCCCCGGTACAAACGCACGCCCAGGCACCTGAAGGTGACGACCCGGCCACCGTCACCAGTCTCGTGCGTGAGGTGACGGATCATGTCACCAAGGCTGCGTACAAGACGGAACCCAAGGCCGTCATTTACACCAAGGCGCTCAAAGGCCTGGTGACCCAGCTCGGCGAGTCTGCCAGGAGCCAGGAGAAGGACCTCTCCACAATGATTGATGACGCGGCCGAGGCCGAGTTCATCCGCATCCTGCAGGCCATTGCTTCCACCCCCGGCCAGCGTCTTACCCTTCGGGAGCTCGCGGAGCGTGCGCTCCAGACTTACTGCCGCCAGCACGACGCCTACACCCGCTACATCCGCTCGGATGAACTGAAGTTGGTCAAGCTCATGGGCAAGACCACAGGCAGCGCCGTGGGCATGTCCGTCATGGAGAAGGAGGATGGTTTCTACTGCTACCCACTTCCCGGGTCCCCTGCGGAGGCTGCGGGGATCAAAGCAGGTCAGAAACTGGTCAGCGTGGACGGCAAACCTGTCGAGGGACGCTCTTTGGAATACCTCGCCGCAGTCATCCGTGGTGCGCCGGGCACCGAGGTCAGCCTGCGTGTGGAGCATACCTTTGGTCGTGCCCAGACCATCCGCGTAACCCGTGAAACCCTCTCCACACCGAGCGTGCTCACGGAGAAGCGTGTTTCCAGCTTCATCCTCCGCGTGCGGAAATTCTCCAAGGAATTGCTCACCGAGGCCCGCTCGGCGCTTTCACAGCTGAGCCCGGGAGGCACCCTGACCGTTGATTTCCAGGGCTGCCCCGGTGGTGATTTGGATGTTGCTCTGGAGTTCGCCGGTATGTTCATGGAACCTGGAGAGCCCATCGTCACCGTACGACGTCGTGGCCAGCCGGATGAGGTCATTTCGGCCAACAAGCCACGCGAGTTCAAGCCAGCGGGTGTCATTCTTCTTCAAGACTCCGGTACTGCGAGCGGCGCGGAACTGGTCATCGCTGCCCTCATCGCGAGCAAGACCGCCCGAGGTGCAAGCCAGGGTACCAAATCCTACGGCAAGGGCATGACCCAAAATGGCATCGACCTGCGCGGAGGTGGCCGATTGATTTTGACCACGGGTGAACTCATCGCCCCACAAGGCCAGACTTGGGACAAGATTGGCCTGCTGCCCTCCCTCGAGAATCGCGGAAGAATTTTCCCGAAGGATTGA
- a CDS encoding homoserine dehydrogenase, whose protein sequence is MPGSTEKFRTVRIGLAGLGNVGMGVYKNLETNAGLLRERTGFHLQVTRISVRDPKKPRDGKVPQSLFVGSWQELVADPQVDVVVELIGGTTEAFDLVSAALRARRPVVTGNKALLAERGKELFALAEANRVPIYFEAAVAGGIPIIQTLQEGFVGNHIRSIYGIINGTCNYILTRMSQAGLSYEIALDEAQKLGFAEADPTLDVGGWDAAHKAIILASLSYGFWIKPEDVFVQGIDKVSLTDMSFADRLGYTIKLLSVIRADRDGKVEVRTQPSLVPKSHVLASVGGAFNAVLVNGDIVGETLFYGKGAGQDPTSSSVISDIAEAAATLVYGSRHSGFVPHGLYGKSKPVDETVSNFYVRLTVEDTPGVLAQVAKVLGDRGIGISSVIQPEDEGSDTTSLILMLDDATLRTVREAIDELKQLACVREEPSCMRVETLGG, encoded by the coding sequence ATGCCTGGCTCCACTGAAAAATTTCGCACCGTCCGCATCGGCTTGGCGGGTCTTGGAAATGTAGGCATGGGGGTGTACAAGAACTTGGAAACCAACGCCGGACTGCTGCGCGAGCGCACGGGATTCCATCTCCAGGTCACCAGGATTTCCGTGCGGGATCCGAAAAAGCCGCGTGATGGCAAGGTCCCCCAATCGCTCTTCGTCGGTAGCTGGCAGGAGCTCGTGGCCGACCCGCAAGTCGATGTGGTGGTGGAACTCATCGGAGGAACCACGGAGGCATTTGATCTCGTCTCGGCTGCGCTACGTGCCCGCCGGCCCGTGGTGACTGGCAACAAGGCCCTGCTCGCGGAGCGCGGGAAGGAACTCTTTGCCCTCGCCGAGGCGAACCGCGTGCCCATCTACTTCGAAGCCGCAGTGGCTGGCGGCATCCCGATCATCCAGACCCTGCAGGAGGGTTTCGTGGGAAACCACATCCGCAGCATCTACGGCATCATCAACGGCACCTGCAATTACATCCTGACCCGGATGTCACAAGCAGGCCTGAGCTACGAGATTGCCCTGGATGAGGCGCAGAAGCTGGGCTTTGCGGAGGCGGATCCCACGCTGGACGTCGGCGGTTGGGACGCGGCGCACAAGGCCATCATCCTCGCCTCCCTGAGCTACGGATTTTGGATCAAGCCGGAGGACGTATTTGTGCAGGGCATCGACAAGGTGAGCCTCACGGACATGAGCTTCGCCGACCGTCTGGGCTACACCATCAAGCTTCTCAGTGTGATCCGAGCGGATAGGGACGGCAAGGTGGAGGTGCGAACGCAGCCCTCCCTGGTACCGAAGAGCCACGTGCTCGCCAGCGTGGGCGGCGCCTTCAATGCGGTGCTGGTGAATGGCGACATCGTGGGTGAAACGCTTTTCTACGGCAAGGGCGCAGGACAGGACCCCACCTCTTCCAGTGTGATCAGTGACATCGCCGAAGCAGCCGCCACGCTCGTGTATGGCTCGCGCCACAGCGGCTTCGTGCCGCACGGGCTGTATGGCAAGAGCAAGCCGGTGGATGAAACTGTCTCCAACTTTTATGTGCGCCTGACCGTGGAAGACACTCCCGGCGTGCTGGCCCAGGTGGCCAAGGTGCTCGGCGATCGTGGCATCGGGATCTCCTCGGTGATCCAACCCGAAGACGAAGGCAGCGATACCACCTCCCTGATCCTCATGCTCGATGACGCCACGCTGCGCACCGTGCGTGAGGCCATTGATGAGCTGAAGCAGCTCGCGTGTGTGCGCGAAGAGCCGAGCTGCATGCGCGTGGAGACACTGGGGGGCTGA
- a CDS encoding efflux RND transporter periplasmic adaptor subunit translates to MKTKGLLLPILSVGLLAYATLSVVRSQPHTPRVDPPMPPPRSTFERTVAGIGLVEPSSEIISVSSHLPGVVEKVYVKAGDRVKVGAPLFKLDTRALEAQLAEKEASVTALRASASSADARVKTAAAALKEAKLLLVTAEKLTTSRTISADEVTQKRAAVETGEAALESSRSEAEAAQSQVKAAEAASNMVRVDLERSTVTALIDGEVLQVRIRPGEHATAGAAAQPYLILGQTLPLHVRVDVDEQDAWRVSSEARAIAQMRGDSTRSAPLKFVRIEPLVVPKQSLTGAAAERVDTRVLQLIYRLEPSVHRFLPGQQVDVFMEELPTAKTSMPQTLATGM, encoded by the coding sequence ATGAAAACAAAAGGTCTTCTCCTGCCCATCCTCAGCGTTGGACTGCTCGCGTACGCCACGTTGAGCGTGGTGCGTTCGCAGCCGCACACGCCGCGCGTCGATCCTCCGATGCCACCGCCGCGCTCCACCTTTGAGCGCACCGTAGCCGGGATCGGCCTGGTGGAGCCCAGTTCGGAGATCATCTCCGTGTCCTCCCACCTTCCAGGTGTGGTGGAAAAGGTGTACGTGAAAGCGGGCGACCGCGTGAAGGTCGGCGCACCGCTTTTCAAGCTCGACACCCGCGCCCTTGAAGCCCAGCTCGCAGAGAAGGAAGCGAGTGTCACTGCGTTGCGCGCCAGCGCCTCCAGCGCCGATGCACGAGTGAAGACAGCCGCGGCGGCGCTGAAGGAGGCGAAACTTCTGCTGGTCACGGCGGAAAAGCTCACGACTTCACGCACCATCAGTGCGGATGAAGTGACCCAGAAACGCGCTGCAGTAGAGACGGGTGAAGCCGCGCTGGAATCATCGCGCTCCGAAGCCGAAGCGGCCCAATCCCAAGTCAAGGCTGCCGAGGCCGCCAGCAACATGGTGCGTGTGGACCTTGAACGCAGCACGGTGACAGCGCTGATCGACGGTGAAGTCCTGCAGGTGCGCATTCGCCCCGGAGAGCACGCGACGGCCGGCGCAGCAGCGCAACCATATCTCATCCTTGGTCAGACCCTGCCCTTGCATGTGCGTGTGGACGTGGACGAGCAGGACGCCTGGCGTGTCTCGTCTGAAGCACGCGCCATTGCCCAGATGCGTGGCGACTCCACGCGGTCTGCGCCCCTGAAGTTTGTGCGCATTGAACCGCTTGTCGTGCCGAAGCAGAGTCTTACCGGTGCTGCAGCGGAGCGTGTGGACACGCGGGTGCTACAGCTCATCTACCGCCTGGAACCTTCGGTACATCGCTTCCTTCCCGGACAGCAGGTGGACGTTTTCATGGAGGAGTTGCCCACCGCCAAAACCTCCATGCCGCAGACGCTGGCGACGGGGATGTGA
- a CDS encoding ABC transporter ATP-binding protein yields MPSQTFMHSLVETEPAVRCEGIRKSFGTGEAKVDVLRGVDFTAAPGEMTFLVGPSGCGKTTLISVIAGLLDFSDGEVTLFGERWSALSPRDQIVFRRQNLGFVFQQYNLLPALTAAENAAVPLLAAGVNRSKAVRRATELLDQLGLGHRANAYPRTLSGGQQQRVALARALVHEPRLLICDEPTAALDHHTGEAVMDLLANSAVHPERAVIVVTHDNRVFHYADRIAHMNDGAITEVESRASKTFSTVPVAL; encoded by the coding sequence ATGCCTTCACAAACCTTTATGCACTCATTGGTGGAAACCGAACCTGCCGTCCGTTGCGAAGGAATCCGCAAGTCCTTCGGCACGGGCGAGGCGAAGGTCGATGTCCTGCGTGGCGTCGACTTCACTGCCGCCCCTGGTGAAATGACTTTTCTCGTAGGACCAAGCGGCTGTGGAAAGACCACGCTCATCTCCGTGATCGCGGGCCTGCTGGATTTCAGCGACGGCGAAGTCACCTTGTTTGGAGAACGCTGGTCCGCCCTCAGTCCGCGCGATCAGATCGTGTTCCGCCGGCAGAACCTTGGCTTCGTCTTCCAGCAGTACAATCTCCTCCCCGCCCTCACCGCCGCGGAGAATGCCGCCGTCCCTCTGCTGGCCGCGGGTGTGAACCGCTCCAAGGCCGTGCGCCGTGCGACCGAACTGCTGGATCAACTGGGCCTGGGTCATCGCGCCAACGCGTATCCGCGCACGCTCTCCGGTGGCCAGCAGCAGCGTGTGGCCCTGGCACGCGCACTCGTGCATGAGCCACGCCTTTTGATCTGCGATGAACCCACCGCCGCTCTCGACCACCACACGGGTGAAGCCGTGATGGATCTCCTCGCGAACTCTGCCGTGCATCCCGAGCGCGCGGTCATTGTCGTCACCCATGACAATCGCGTCTTCCACTACGCCGACCGCATCGCCCACATGAACGACGGCGCCATCACCGAGGTGGAATCACGCGCCTCCAAGACATTCTCAACCGTCCCTGTCGCCCTATGA
- a CDS encoding ABC transporter permease, with amino-acid sequence MNFVAFRMLVGDRAKYIGLIFAIAFSTFLLQNQTSIFAGLMKRTGHQILDVADADVWVMDPRTRYFDETKPLKDTDLARVRGVEGVDYAVRLFKGTPVARTVDGTFAACTVLGIDEATLLGAPRNMLLGKWEDLRNPNSIIIDKAGYLMLFPGRPLELGQTLELNDNRVEIVGISDALPAFVSFPIIHARYSEALNFQGRQRQQLSYVLVGAKPGVTPEELATRISTATGLKARTTLQFMWDCVGYYMKNTGIPVNFGITIGVGILVGLVVAGQTFYLFTVENLKQFGALKAIGVTNARLLGMILLQAFIVWFVGFAIGTALGATFFEITSHKVATRHFVLLWQSAAGVGVLMLTVVLLASIASLRRVLVLEPATVFRG; translated from the coding sequence ATGAACTTCGTCGCCTTTCGCATGCTGGTGGGAGATCGGGCCAAGTACATCGGGCTCATCTTCGCGATCGCCTTCTCCACCTTCCTGCTGCAGAACCAGACGTCGATCTTCGCAGGGCTGATGAAGCGGACGGGCCACCAGATACTGGATGTGGCGGATGCGGACGTGTGGGTCATGGATCCCCGCACCCGTTACTTTGACGAAACCAAACCCCTGAAGGACACCGACCTCGCCCGCGTGCGCGGTGTGGAAGGCGTGGACTATGCGGTGCGCCTCTTCAAAGGGACGCCGGTGGCACGCACGGTGGATGGCACCTTCGCCGCCTGCACCGTGCTGGGCATCGACGAAGCGACGCTCCTCGGTGCACCGCGCAACATGTTGCTGGGCAAGTGGGAGGACCTTCGCAATCCGAACTCCATCATCATCGACAAAGCCGGGTACCTCATGCTCTTCCCCGGTCGTCCGCTGGAGCTGGGACAGACACTGGAGCTCAATGACAATCGCGTGGAGATCGTGGGCATCTCGGATGCACTACCTGCCTTTGTCTCCTTCCCCATCATCCACGCGCGCTACAGCGAGGCGTTGAACTTCCAGGGACGCCAGCGCCAGCAACTCTCCTATGTGCTCGTGGGCGCCAAGCCAGGCGTGACCCCCGAAGAGCTCGCCACTCGCATCAGCACCGCCACGGGACTGAAGGCGCGGACCACGCTGCAGTTCATGTGGGACTGTGTGGGCTACTACATGAAGAACACCGGCATCCCGGTGAATTTCGGCATCACCATCGGTGTGGGCATCCTGGTGGGACTCGTGGTGGCAGGGCAGACCTTCTACCTTTTCACGGTTGAAAACCTCAAGCAGTTCGGTGCGCTCAAGGCCATCGGGGTAACGAATGCACGGCTGCTCGGCATGATCCTGCTGCAGGCCTTCATCGTGTGGTTCGTCGGCTTTGCGATTGGCACCGCGCTTGGTGCCACGTTCTTCGAAATCACCAGCCACAAGGTCGCCACCCGTCACTTCGTGCTGCTGTGGCAGAGCGCTGCGGGCGTGGGCGTGCTGATGCTCACCGTGGTGCTGCTGGCCAGCATTGCCAGCCTCCGCCGCGTGCTCGTGCTGGAGCCCGCCACCGTCTTCCGGGGATGA
- a CDS encoding TetR/AcrR family transcriptional regulator: MTATRKERERQAREELILDHAQRLFRRDGYQDVNLDELAQAVEYSKGTIYLHFQSKEDLALAVATRALRHRADLFERALKFTGGSRERIRAIGYACVEFMLTYPNYFSAELMLKSDSFWEKASEAQRQKHAVEGGRCFRTVHKAIIDGQTSGDLPPSPHMTTELQAFSLIAMTMGSHIMTQVHDLRVLAGIEDAATIVRVNQDLVLDGMGWKPLFRDFDYASSDKRIHDEIFPESNWFKAK; this comes from the coding sequence GTGACCGCTACCCGCAAAGAACGCGAGCGCCAGGCAAGGGAGGAACTCATCCTCGACCACGCCCAGCGTTTGTTCCGGCGTGACGGGTATCAGGACGTGAACCTGGACGAGCTGGCCCAAGCGGTGGAGTACTCCAAGGGGACCATCTACCTCCACTTCCAGTCCAAGGAGGACCTGGCCTTGGCCGTGGCCACCAGAGCGCTACGGCATCGGGCGGACCTCTTTGAGCGTGCGCTGAAGTTCACAGGTGGCAGTCGGGAACGCATCCGCGCCATCGGCTATGCCTGTGTGGAGTTCATGCTCACGTATCCGAACTACTTCAGCGCGGAGCTCATGCTGAAGAGTGATTCCTTCTGGGAAAAGGCCTCGGAGGCCCAGCGGCAAAAGCACGCCGTCGAGGGGGGGCGGTGCTTTCGCACGGTGCACAAGGCCATCATCGATGGCCAGACCAGCGGTGACCTGCCTCCCTCACCCCACATGACCACGGAGTTACAGGCCTTCTCCCTGATTGCCATGACCATGGGCAGTCACATCATGACCCAGGTACATGACCTGCGGGTGCTGGCCGGGATCGAGGACGCCGCGACGATTGTCCGGGTGAACCAGGACCTCGTACTGGATGGCATGGGTTGGAAACCGCTCTTCCGCGACTTCGACTACGCCTCCTCTGACAAGCGCATCCATGACGAGATCTTTCCCGAGTCGAACTGGTTCAAAGCCAAGTAG